One genomic segment of Nonomuraea coxensis DSM 45129 includes these proteins:
- a CDS encoding DUF4180 domain-containing protein, whose product MLDDVHVCPSDGPPLREERDALDLIGETWGRGATWVAVPAERLHDDFFALTTGVAGRITQKFANYGLGLAVVGDISRFTAASAALRAWVAESNRGRELWFVRDLDELAARRT is encoded by the coding sequence ATGCTCGACGACGTCCACGTCTGCCCGTCCGACGGCCCGCCGCTGCGGGAGGAGCGCGACGCGCTCGACCTCATCGGCGAGACCTGGGGGCGCGGCGCCACCTGGGTGGCGGTGCCCGCTGAGCGGCTGCACGACGACTTCTTCGCCCTCACCACCGGCGTCGCGGGGCGGATCACGCAGAAGTTCGCGAACTACGGCCTCGGGCTCGCGGTCGTCGGCGACATCTCACGCTTCACGGCCGCGAGCGCCGCGCTGCGCGCCTGGGTGGCGGAGTCCAACCGGGGGCGGGAGCTGTGGTTCGTCCGCGACCTGGACGAGCTGGCCGCCCGCCGCACCTGA
- a CDS encoding helix-turn-helix domain-containing protein has translation MEQYTVEQAAALLGLHVKTVRAYIRDGRLPAVRVGKRYRIAKDDLAAFGGLPPEEPAPPRAAEVSAIVQLDGIGRAEMDRVTTMVTGALAGRPNGVRVQFAYEEERAHLKVIVLGELEPAAQVLRLLDALTRP, from the coding sequence ATGGAGCAATACACCGTGGAGCAGGCGGCCGCGCTGCTCGGGCTGCACGTCAAGACCGTGCGCGCCTACATCCGTGACGGGCGGCTGCCCGCCGTGCGGGTGGGCAAGCGTTACCGGATCGCCAAGGACGACCTGGCCGCGTTCGGCGGGCTGCCGCCGGAGGAGCCGGCGCCGCCGCGCGCCGCCGAGGTGTCGGCCATCGTCCAGCTCGACGGGATCGGCCGCGCCGAGATGGACCGCGTCACCACCATGGTCACCGGCGCCCTCGCCGGCCGCCCCAACGGCGTGCGGGTCCAGTTCGCCTACGAGGAGGAGCGCGCCCACCTCAAGGTGATCGTGCTCGGCGAGCTGGAGCCCGCCGCGCAGGTGCTGCGCCTCCTCGACGCGCTGACGCGCCCGTGA
- a CDS encoding winged helix DNA-binding domain-containing protein, whose translation MIALSWPQVSARRLERAGLGAEPAGTGPAEAVAAMCGAHAQVTAAAEVSVGLRLAGATRAHVRAALRPGGELVRTYGPRGTVHVLPARDLAWWVSALSSLPPGRNPHAPSVRLTPDQTERVVAAITEAVAADELTVDELNDRVVDLAGPWAGDLVVPAFGGHWPRWRQVMHLAAHRGAFVFGAGRGRKVTYTAPPAAAPAEDGLGELVRGYLTAYGPATPEQFAQWAGGPVRWAARAFEGAGLEEVLFEGRPAWVVAGDTAVPDEPPRGVRLLPYFDAYVVAGRPRELLYPGAAAARALNRGQAGNFPVLLVDGVVAGVWHQRRSGDRLHVTVEPLHDLGPARERELEERVERLGEVLEARPRLTIGTVTVGAHA comes from the coding sequence ATGATCGCACTGTCGTGGCCGCAGGTGAGCGCGCGGCGGCTGGAGCGCGCGGGCCTGGGCGCGGAGCCGGCCGGGACCGGCCCCGCCGAGGCCGTCGCGGCCATGTGCGGCGCGCACGCCCAGGTGACGGCGGCCGCCGAGGTCTCCGTCGGCCTGCGTCTCGCCGGCGCCACCCGCGCGCACGTGCGCGCCGCGCTGCGGCCCGGGGGCGAGCTGGTCAGGACGTACGGGCCGCGCGGCACCGTCCACGTGCTGCCCGCCCGCGACCTGGCGTGGTGGGTGAGCGCGCTGTCGTCGCTGCCGCCCGGCAGGAACCCGCACGCGCCCTCCGTGCGGCTCACCCCCGATCAGACCGAACGGGTGGTGGCGGCGATCACCGAGGCGGTCGCCGCGGACGAGCTGACCGTCGACGAGCTCAACGACCGGGTCGTGGACCTCGCCGGGCCGTGGGCGGGCGACCTCGTCGTGCCCGCGTTCGGCGGGCACTGGCCGCGCTGGCGGCAGGTGATGCACCTGGCCGCGCACCGGGGCGCGTTCGTGTTCGGGGCCGGGCGCGGACGCAAGGTCACCTACACGGCGCCGCCCGCCGCCGCCCCCGCCGAGGACGGGCTCGGCGAGCTGGTCCGCGGCTACCTGACGGCGTACGGGCCGGCCACGCCCGAGCAGTTCGCGCAGTGGGCGGGCGGGCCGGTGAGGTGGGCGGCACGCGCCTTCGAGGGGGCCGGGCTGGAGGAGGTGCTGTTCGAGGGGCGGCCGGCGTGGGTGGTCGCCGGGGACACGGCGGTGCCGGACGAGCCGCCGCGCGGGGTGCGGCTGCTGCCGTACTTCGACGCGTACGTGGTGGCGGGGCGGCCCCGCGAGCTGCTGTACCCGGGCGCGGCGGCCGCGCGGGCGCTCAACCGCGGGCAGGCGGGCAACTTCCCGGTGCTCCTCGTGGACGGCGTCGTGGCCGGGGTCTGGCACCAGCGCCGCTCCGGCGACCGCCTCCACGTGACCGTGGAGCCGCTCCACGACCTAGGCCCGGCGCGGGAACGGGAGCTGGAGGAGCGGGTCGAGCGGCTGGGCGAGGTGCTGGAGGCCCGGCCCCGGCTGACCATCGGCACCGTCACCGTGGGCGCTCACGCCTGA
- a CDS encoding phenylacetate--CoA ligase family protein — MNRLSPRLGPLTARQRWRRLRLQAYSWSLTGAYRLGALHPAIWRLVARGYHPALDRVAARHARVACQFAAVDVPAYRHFLRANGAEHARRLADFPETTKQNYAAAYDEESRCQEGRLHRAGVIVDESSGSSGKPYNWVRGPRELKGVHRNAAGYIELVFPGRRLFVVNAYSMGAWATGTTTGAAMARIAMVKNTGPDLEKIADTLEHFGPGYDYVVAAYPPFLKHLRDHLDERGFPWRDYRIRGMVGGEGMTEALRDYLEERFEEVRSGYGASDLTIGMGAESGFSVWLRKRLAVDGELRERLLGPGEQRLPMIFHYNPLETFLEVNAAGELLCTINTKTCLQPKLRYNVGDEAALRTLAEVRAALGDEAYERAWTDERLNLPLLFLFGRKDSTISYMGANLYPQDVEYGLYQGNPYAAAINRFCLSLEELPGLEYRPVVNLEVRGGVDDGVDRDELAALCRKGVLAHLSAVSRDFAESLREDPTAADLRVRVFGPGEGPFAGLTKMKNVYLVKDA, encoded by the coding sequence ATGAACCGGCTCAGTCCCCGTCTCGGCCCCCTCACCGCGCGCCAGCGCTGGCGCCGCCTCAGGCTCCAGGCGTACTCCTGGTCCCTGACCGGCGCCTACCGGCTCGGCGCGCTGCATCCCGCGATCTGGCGGCTGGTGGCCCGCGGCTACCATCCGGCGCTGGACCGGGTGGCCGCCAGGCACGCCCGCGTGGCCTGCCAGTTCGCCGCCGTGGACGTGCCCGCCTACCGGCACTTCCTGCGCGCCAACGGCGCCGAGCACGCCCGGCGGCTGGCCGACTTCCCCGAGACCACCAAGCAGAACTACGCCGCCGCCTACGACGAGGAGAGCCGCTGCCAGGAGGGCAGGCTGCACCGGGCGGGCGTGATCGTGGACGAGTCGTCGGGGTCGAGCGGCAAGCCGTACAACTGGGTGCGCGGGCCGCGCGAGCTCAAGGGCGTCCACCGCAACGCGGCCGGCTACATCGAGCTGGTCTTCCCCGGCAGGCGGCTGTTCGTGGTCAACGCGTACTCGATGGGCGCCTGGGCCACCGGCACCACCACCGGCGCGGCCATGGCGCGCATCGCGATGGTCAAGAACACCGGCCCCGACCTGGAGAAGATCGCCGACACGCTGGAGCACTTCGGGCCCGGCTACGACTACGTGGTGGCCGCCTACCCGCCGTTCCTCAAGCACCTGCGCGACCACCTCGACGAGCGGGGCTTCCCCTGGCGGGACTACCGGATCCGGGGCATGGTCGGCGGCGAGGGCATGACCGAGGCGCTGCGCGACTACCTGGAGGAGCGCTTCGAGGAGGTCCGCTCCGGTTACGGCGCGAGCGACCTGACGATCGGGATGGGCGCGGAGAGCGGGTTCAGCGTGTGGCTGCGCAAGCGCCTGGCCGTCGACGGGGAGCTGCGCGAGCGGCTGCTCGGGCCGGGCGAGCAGCGGCTGCCGATGATCTTCCACTACAACCCGCTGGAGACGTTCCTGGAGGTCAACGCCGCCGGCGAGCTGCTGTGCACGATCAACACCAAGACGTGCCTGCAGCCCAAGCTGCGCTACAACGTGGGCGACGAGGCCGCGCTGCGCACGCTCGCCGAGGTGCGCGCCGCGCTCGGGGACGAGGCGTACGAGCGGGCCTGGACCGACGAGCGGCTGAACCTGCCGCTGCTGTTCCTGTTCGGCCGCAAGGACTCGACGATCTCGTACATGGGGGCGAACCTGTATCCGCAGGACGTCGAGTACGGCCTCTACCAGGGCAACCCGTACGCCGCCGCGATCAACCGGTTCTGCCTGTCGCTGGAGGAACTGCCCGGCCTGGAGTACCGGCCGGTCGTGAACCTGGAGGTACGCGGCGGGGTGGACGACGGGGTGGACCGCGACGAGCTGGCCGCGCTGTGCCGCAAGGGCGTGCTGGCGCACCTGAGCGCCGTCTCGCGCGACTTCGCCGAGTCGCTGCGCGAGGACCCGACGGCCGCCGACCTGCGGGTGCGGGTGTTCGGCCCGGGCGAGGGCCCGTTCGCCGGGCTCACCAAGATGAAGAACGTCTACCTGGTGAAGGACGCATGA
- a CDS encoding carboxylesterase/lipase family protein gives MQASHGGPERAAVIVKTAQGSVRGLTREGVASFLGIPYAAAPEGPLRFRPPAPPPAWDGVRDAVAYGAAPPQLPPAPGVPPIWRSGDGLACLNLNVWSPDPAGAGLPVMVWFYGGAWQVGATAMPQYDGAVLARSGVVVVTVDYRVGFEGFGHLPGVPDNRGLRDQLAALEWVRGNIAGFGGDPGNVTVFGQSAGAASIALLTAAPAAAGLFRRAIAQSIPAGLRTRAEAGRVTGALAAAAGVPATYEGLAGLPPEAVLAARDVTGAGGSPFGPVVDGDLVTGPPWAGMAGAGARAVELVCGFTHEEYRGLAPGGPPAGVDPATAAASFGLDADAVPTYGLAHPGAGDAELFTVLMSDALVRMPTTWTAEAHARAGGRTWLYDFTWKGPALGAAHGVDVPFTFGDGRSRFAARLLGSPPPAGFAELSERVRRAWTSFAATGDPGWPRFDLDQRRTRLWDLPPADVPYPLTDFRRIWGRPPRR, from the coding sequence ATGCAGGCAAGCCACGGCGGTCCCGAACGGGCGGCCGTCATCGTGAAGACCGCCCAGGGGTCCGTGCGGGGCCTCACGCGGGAGGGCGTCGCCTCCTTCCTGGGCATCCCGTACGCGGCCGCGCCGGAAGGCCCGCTGCGCTTCCGTCCGCCCGCCCCGCCGCCCGCGTGGGACGGGGTGCGGGACGCCGTCGCGTACGGCGCCGCACCGCCCCAGCTCCCCCCTGCGCCGGGGGTGCCGCCGATCTGGCGCTCCGGCGACGGCCTGGCCTGCCTGAACCTCAACGTGTGGAGCCCCGACCCGGCAGGCGCGGGGCTGCCGGTCATGGTCTGGTTCTACGGCGGGGCGTGGCAGGTCGGCGCGACGGCCATGCCGCAGTACGACGGCGCCGTGCTGGCCCGCTCCGGCGTCGTGGTGGTGACCGTCGACTACCGGGTGGGTTTCGAGGGCTTCGGCCACCTGCCCGGCGTCCCGGACAACCGCGGCCTGCGCGACCAGCTCGCCGCGCTGGAGTGGGTGCGCGGGAACATCGCCGGGTTCGGCGGCGACCCCGGCAACGTGACCGTGTTCGGCCAGTCGGCGGGCGCGGCCTCGATCGCGCTGCTGACGGCCGCGCCGGCCGCCGCGGGCCTGTTCCGCCGGGCGATCGCGCAGAGCATCCCGGCCGGTCTGCGCACCCGCGCCGAGGCCGGGCGCGTCACCGGGGCGCTGGCCGCGGCGGCCGGGGTGCCGGCGACGTACGAGGGTCTCGCGGGGCTGCCGCCCGAGGCCGTCCTCGCGGCGCGCGACGTCACGGGGGCGGGCGGGAGCCCGTTCGGGCCGGTCGTGGACGGCGACCTGGTCACGGGGCCGCCCTGGGCGGGCATGGCCGGTGCGGGCGCCCGCGCCGTGGAGCTGGTCTGCGGGTTCACGCACGAGGAGTACCGCGGGCTCGCCCCTGGCGGGCCGCCCGCGGGGGTCGATCCGGCCACGGCGGCGGCTTCGTTCGGGCTGGACGCCGACGCCGTGCCCACGTACGGGCTGGCGCATCCGGGGGCGGGCGACGCCGAGCTGTTCACCGTGCTGATGTCGGACGCGCTGGTCCGGATGCCGACCACGTGGACCGCCGAGGCCCACGCGCGGGCCGGCGGCAGGACCTGGCTGTACGACTTCACCTGGAAGGGCCCGGCGCTGGGCGCGGCGCACGGCGTGGACGTGCCGTTCACCTTCGGCGACGGCCGCAGCCGGTTCGCCGCCCGCCTCCTGGGTTCCCCGCCGCCCGCCGGTTTCGCCGAGCTGTCGGAGCGCGTCCGCCGCGCCTGGACGTCGTTCGCCGCCACCGGCGACCCCGGCTGGCCCCGCTTCGACCTCGACCAGCGGCGCACCCGCCTCTGGGACCTGCCGCCCGCCGACGTCCCCTACCCGCTCACCGACTTCCGCCGCATCTGGGGCCGCCCGCCCCGGCGCTGA
- a CDS encoding type II toxin-antitoxin system PemK/MazF family toxin, which translates to MIVLLISRLSVYAGTSTQILGILLALLWFAFIVGLPAAVFLLVRRILRGQAKPRPRIHAHPPDASWYSRPSPGHIYWADVPFADGTGSKVRPCLVIRTHEQTIEVLKITSQDKSGRRDCVPIPTAHWDRRAEKNSWLDLGTTYVISDRAVNRRAGACDPSTWSLVTRRFPTGWVYLARAR; encoded by the coding sequence GTGATCGTGCTGCTCATATCTCGGCTTTCCGTTTATGCGGGTACGTCGACCCAAATTCTCGGCATATTGCTCGCCCTGTTATGGTTCGCGTTCATCGTCGGGCTCCCGGCCGCGGTCTTTCTCCTGGTCCGCCGGATTCTGCGCGGCCAGGCAAAGCCGCGTCCGCGGATCCACGCGCATCCGCCGGACGCGTCCTGGTATTCCCGTCCCAGCCCCGGGCACATTTACTGGGCGGACGTGCCTTTCGCCGACGGCACCGGGTCGAAGGTGCGTCCCTGTCTGGTGATAAGGACGCATGAGCAGACGATCGAGGTCCTGAAGATCACCAGCCAGGACAAGTCCGGCCGCCGCGACTGCGTCCCGATCCCGACCGCCCACTGGGACCGGCGGGCCGAGAAGAACAGCTGGCTCGACCTGGGGACGACGTACGTGATCAGCGACCGGGCGGTGAACCGCCGCGCGGGGGCGTGCGACCCGTCCACGTGGAGCCTGGTGACGCGGCGGTTCCCCACCGGCTGGGTCTATCTGGCCCGGGCGCGCTGA
- a CDS encoding YciI family protein, producing the protein MLMIYANAESQQHVAAHESDVMAEVDALMKELTDSGELVGGQALDGPGTSRVVRVRGGVPAVTDGPFLEAKEFLAGYLIVECASVERATEIAARWPDARLCAMEVRPIIDEVGPPAGEGGPARG; encoded by the coding sequence ATGTTGATGATCTACGCCAACGCCGAGTCGCAGCAGCACGTAGCCGCCCACGAGTCCGACGTGATGGCCGAGGTGGACGCCCTGATGAAGGAGCTCACCGACAGCGGGGAGCTGGTGGGCGGGCAGGCGCTCGACGGGCCCGGCACGTCGCGTGTCGTCAGGGTGCGCGGCGGCGTGCCCGCCGTCACCGACGGGCCGTTCCTGGAGGCCAAGGAGTTCCTGGCGGGCTACCTGATCGTGGAGTGCGCGAGCGTCGAGCGGGCCACGGAGATCGCGGCCCGGTGGCCGGACGCGCGGCTGTGCGCGATGGAGGTGCGGCCGATCATCGACGAGGTCGGGCCGCCCGCGGGCGAGGGCGGCCCGGCGCGGGGATGA
- a CDS encoding RNA polymerase sigma factor: MTEVEALLRELAPQVLGILVRRHEQFAACEDAVQEALLDAAVQWPREGVPDNPRAWLVTVASRRLIDLVRSEHARRRREESASAAEPSDARTVAGPGEEPVGDRDDTLTLLFLCCHPALSAPSQLALTLRAVGGLTTAQVAGAFLVPEATMAQRISRAKQRIKAAGARFEPPPEGERAARLRVVLHVLYLIFNEGYTATAGPELHRDELTGEAIRLARVVHRLLPDDGEVAGLLALMLLTEARRPARTGPDGRLVPLAEQDRGLWDRRLVAEGVELVSGALSTAPLGPYQVQAAIAAVHDEAPSAAETDWPQILALYRVLSGLEDNPVVELNHAVAEAMVHGPRAGLARLDRLAADGRLKGHHRPAAVRAHLLELAGDHAGAAGAYREAALLTASVPERDYLEGRAVRLS, from the coding sequence ATGACCGAGGTCGAGGCGCTGCTGCGGGAGCTGGCGCCGCAGGTGCTCGGCATTCTCGTCCGGCGCCACGAGCAGTTCGCCGCCTGCGAGGACGCCGTCCAGGAGGCGCTGCTCGACGCCGCCGTCCAGTGGCCGCGGGAGGGCGTGCCGGACAACCCGCGGGCCTGGCTGGTGACGGTGGCCTCGCGGCGGCTCATCGACCTCGTACGCAGCGAGCACGCCCGGCGGCGGCGCGAGGAGAGCGCGTCCGCCGCCGAGCCGTCCGACGCCCGCACGGTGGCCGGGCCGGGCGAGGAGCCGGTGGGCGACCGGGACGACACGCTCACGCTGCTGTTCCTGTGCTGCCATCCGGCGCTGTCTGCGCCCTCGCAGCTCGCCCTCACGCTGCGGGCCGTGGGCGGGCTGACCACGGCGCAGGTGGCGGGCGCGTTCCTGGTGCCCGAGGCGACGATGGCGCAGCGCATCAGCCGGGCCAAGCAGCGGATCAAGGCCGCGGGCGCGCGGTTCGAGCCGCCGCCGGAGGGCGAGCGGGCGGCGCGGCTGCGGGTGGTGCTGCACGTGCTCTACCTGATCTTCAACGAGGGCTACACCGCGACGGCCGGGCCGGAGCTGCACCGCGACGAGCTGACCGGCGAGGCGATCAGGCTGGCGAGGGTCGTGCACCGGCTGCTGCCTGACGACGGCGAGGTGGCCGGGCTGCTGGCGCTCATGCTGCTCACCGAGGCGAGGCGGCCCGCCCGCACCGGGCCGGACGGGCGGCTGGTCCCGCTCGCCGAGCAGGACCGCGGCCTGTGGGACCGGCGGCTCGTCGCCGAGGGCGTGGAGCTGGTGAGCGGGGCTCTGTCCACGGCCCCGCTCGGGCCCTACCAGGTGCAGGCGGCCATCGCGGCCGTGCACGACGAGGCTCCTTCGGCCGCGGAGACCGACTGGCCGCAGATCCTCGCGCTGTACCGGGTGCTGTCGGGGCTGGAGGACAACCCGGTGGTGGAGCTCAACCACGCGGTGGCCGAGGCCATGGTGCACGGCCCGCGCGCCGGGCTCGCCCGGCTCGACCGGCTCGCGGCCGACGGCCGGCTCAAGGGCCACCACCGGCCGGCCGCGGTCCGGGCGCACCTGCTGGAGCTGGCGGGCGACCACGCCGGCGCGGCCGGCGCCTACCGCGAGGCGGCCCTGCTGACGGCCAGCGTCCCCGAGCGGGACTACCTGGAGGGCCGGGCGGTCCGCCTGAGCTGA
- a CDS encoding metallophosphoesterase family protein, with the protein MNVVALSDTHAPRRWRSCPPRVAEHLRGADVILHAGDVCVASVLAELAAYAPVHAVKGNNDGPDVTAPETLELTLDGLRIGMIHDSGPAKGRLARLRRRFPEADLVVFGHSHIPLDEYGDGLRIFNPGSPTDRRRQPHGTVGLLTVEDGVLTRAEIVPVT; encoded by the coding sequence GTGAACGTGGTCGCGCTGTCCGACACCCACGCGCCCCGGCGCTGGCGCTCCTGCCCGCCCCGGGTCGCCGAGCACCTGCGGGGCGCGGACGTCATCCTGCACGCCGGGGACGTCTGCGTCGCCTCGGTGCTGGCCGAGCTGGCCGCGTACGCGCCGGTGCACGCGGTCAAGGGCAACAACGACGGCCCCGACGTGACCGCGCCGGAGACCCTGGAGCTGACGCTGGACGGCCTGCGGATCGGCATGATCCACGACAGCGGCCCGGCGAAGGGCCGCCTGGCCCGCCTGCGGCGCCGCTTCCCCGAGGCGGACCTGGTGGTCTTCGGCCACTCCCACATCCCGCTCGACGAGTACGGCGACGGCCTGCGCATCTTCAACCCGGGCTCGCCCACCGACCGCCGCCGCCAGCCGCACGGCACGGTGGGCCTGCTCACCGTCGAGGACGGCGTCCTGACCAGGGCCGAGATCGTGCCCGTCACCTGA